In Roseofilum reptotaenium CS-1145, the following are encoded in one genomic region:
- a CDS encoding ribonuclease catalytic domain-containing protein: MEKGRLIEFRLNGERRLAVADRPEGKKNWVVIDEGAHSHTIKRQQITYEVAGEAYTPSDIPRFLKEVGPYLDPSNLEVAWELLVEAGEAVTPEDLAQLLYSDQSPPLCYAAHCLLVEDKLYFKQKGDRYEPRPSSLVAEIQHQKEVQQQRQQEAIDFLNRINRALAGEVLEWTNSDRSRLEAIEKYAIHGNSTEGFKPSAIVGETLTALNRPDTPQACFDLLVTLGLWSPHENLFLRRSQIPTQFSTKVLEVAQGCLQNAPDDPDSNRLDLTHLKVYTIDDESTTEIDDGLSIEYLENDQTRVWIHIADPTRWLTPGDELDLDARRRGTTIYTPTGMISMFPSELATGPMSLIQGKECCALSFGVILDSEGAIADYTIHATLIKPTYRLTYDDVEEMLHLGVPAEPEIATLAQLAKLRQTWRTAQGAINISMPEASIKVKDDEVTITLLEDAISRQLVAEMMILAGEVTGRYGSTHQLPFPFRSQPQPELPPAEELMQLPAGPVRSCALRRCMPRSEMSITPARHASLGLDFYTQVTSPIRRYMDLLTHFQLKAHLRGDPLPFSEAKLQELMAAIAPSTQEANWVERQTNRYWGLEFLRRHLDQVWQGLVLRWLRENDNLALVLLEELGLEMAIRFTNPVAPGDYIELKVTYADPREDVVHFQHVLEPAALES; the protein is encoded by the coding sequence GTGGAGAAGGGAAGGCTAATTGAATTTAGACTCAATGGGGAACGGCGACTGGCAGTAGCCGATCGCCCAGAAGGAAAGAAAAATTGGGTAGTAATTGACGAAGGCGCTCATAGTCATACGATTAAGCGCCAACAGATTACCTATGAAGTGGCGGGAGAAGCTTATACCCCCTCAGATATTCCCCGGTTCCTCAAAGAAGTAGGGCCCTATCTTGACCCATCCAACTTAGAAGTAGCCTGGGAACTGTTGGTAGAAGCGGGGGAAGCGGTAACCCCCGAAGACCTAGCTCAGTTACTCTATAGCGATCAAAGTCCTCCCTTGTGTTATGCTGCCCATTGCTTATTGGTTGAAGATAAGCTTTACTTTAAGCAAAAGGGCGATCGCTATGAACCCCGCCCGAGTAGTTTAGTCGCGGAAATTCAGCACCAAAAAGAAGTTCAACAACAACGGCAACAGGAAGCCATTGATTTTCTTAATCGCATCAATCGGGCCCTAGCGGGAGAAGTGTTAGAGTGGACAAATAGCGATCGCTCTCGTTTAGAGGCGATCGAGAAATACGCTATCCATGGTAACAGCACAGAAGGGTTTAAGCCGTCGGCGATCGTTGGCGAAACCCTAACAGCGCTCAATCGTCCCGATACTCCCCAAGCCTGCTTCGATCTCTTAGTTACCTTGGGGCTATGGAGTCCCCACGAAAACCTATTTCTGCGGCGGAGTCAAATTCCAACTCAATTCTCAACAAAGGTACTCGAAGTGGCCCAAGGTTGCCTTCAAAATGCTCCGGATGACCCGGACTCCAACCGCCTAGACCTAACTCATCTTAAGGTCTATACCATTGACGATGAAAGTACCACAGAAATTGACGATGGTTTGAGCATTGAATACCTGGAAAACGATCAAACTCGCGTCTGGATTCACATTGCCGATCCCACAAGATGGTTAACCCCTGGAGATGAACTAGACCTAGATGCCAGACGGCGAGGCACTACCATTTATACCCCCACGGGCATGATTTCCATGTTTCCCTCAGAATTGGCTACCGGCCCCATGAGTTTAATTCAAGGGAAAGAATGCTGCGCCCTCAGTTTCGGCGTAATTTTAGACTCAGAAGGGGCGATCGCCGACTACACCATCCACGCCACCCTGATCAAACCCACCTATCGCCTCACCTACGACGATGTAGAAGAAATGCTCCATCTGGGCGTTCCCGCAGAACCAGAAATCGCCACCCTCGCCCAACTCGCCAAACTGCGGCAAACCTGGCGCACAGCCCAAGGCGCAATCAACATCTCCATGCCCGAAGCCTCCATCAAAGTCAAAGACGACGAAGTAACCATCACCCTCCTCGAAGATGCCATCTCTCGGCAACTCGTCGCCGAAATGATGATCCTGGCTGGAGAAGTCACCGGACGTTATGGTTCTACCCATCAACTTCCCTTTCCCTTCCGTTCCCAACCCCAACCTGAACTCCCCCCAGCCGAAGAACTCATGCAACTCCCCGCAGGACCTGTCCGCTCCTGCGCCCTACGTCGTTGTATGCCCCGCAGTGAAATGAGCATTACCCCCGCTCGTCACGCCAGTCTCGGACTTGACTTTTACACTCAAGTGACCTCCCCCATCCGGCGCTACATGGACTTACTGACGCACTTCCAACTCAAAGCCCATCTGCGGGGTGATCCCCTGCCCTTCTCCGAAGCCAAACTACAAGAACTTATGGCTGCCATTGCTCCCAGCACCCAAGAAGCCAACTGGGTAGAACGCCAAACCAACCGATATTGGGGATTAGAATTTCTGCGTCGCCATCTCGATCAAGTTTGGCAAGGTTTAGTCCTGCGCTGGTTACGGGAAAACGACAATTTAGCCCTAGTTTTATTAGAAGAGCTGGGTTTAGAAATGGCCATTCGCTTTACCAACCCGGTAGCTCCTGGCGATTATATCGAGCTTAAAGTCACCTATGCTGACCCCAGAGAAGATGTTGTCCATTTTCAGCATGTCCTAGAACCGGCAGCCTTAGAATCTTAA